A genomic stretch from Streptococcus oralis includes:
- a CDS encoding DUF2262 domain-containing protein, with the protein MTNRLKTPFEKTRDDFEEEFCGEIVEFLIFTLQNVTGAASLKDGCKMPSVHFKASVNVATQEFSEREGRLEWVLTPEEFEEKRWGFSFEPYKIHNIKCQKRPFMELEPYMSEVANNCYHLLEYLDDQSSDSRLETLIETYQKPVIIQDDIGEFTLNRAYSWFEGFITYEGGKIHAIFAASADESLPPSSFDDLKKFMGNFQVQDTRIKDYIVKELWETAQDWIDSDENDVELTEEYFTNSLSLSELSINEDGELTLYYDDSEEIFAGHAIEVVIDKEEEILRADLVG; encoded by the coding sequence ATGACAAATCGATTAAAAACTCCATTTGAGAAAACAAGAGATGATTTTGAAGAGGAATTTTGTGGTGAAATTGTCGAATTCTTGATTTTTACCCTCCAAAATGTAACTGGGGCCGCTTCTTTAAAAGATGGTTGTAAAATGCCGTCCGTTCATTTTAAAGCTAGTGTCAATGTTGCAACCCAGGAATTCTCTGAACGTGAGGGACGTTTGGAATGGGTATTGACTCCTGAGGAGTTTGAAGAAAAGAGATGGGGCTTTAGTTTTGAACCCTACAAAATTCATAATATCAAATGTCAAAAACGCCCCTTCATGGAGTTAGAGCCATATATGTCAGAAGTAGCTAATAACTGCTACCACTTGCTGGAATACCTAGATGACCAATCCTCAGACTCTAGATTAGAGACCTTGATTGAAACCTATCAAAAACCGGTCATCATTCAAGACGATATTGGCGAATTCACCTTAAACAGAGCCTATTCTTGGTTTGAAGGATTTATCACTTACGAGGGTGGTAAGATTCATGCTATCTTTGCTGCGAGTGCAGATGAAAGTCTCCCTCCAAGTTCTTTTGATGATCTAAAGAAATTTATGGGAAATTTCCAAGTTCAAGATACTCGGATTAAAGACTATATTGTCAAAGAACTGTGGGAAACAGCTCAAGACTGGATAGATTCAGATGAAAATGATGTGGAGTTAACAGAAGAGTATTTTACCAACTCTCTTTCCTTGAGTGAACTATCGATCAACGAAGACGGGGAATTGACCCTCTACTATGATGATAGCGAGGAAATTTTTGCAGGCCATGCCATCGAAGTTGTCATTGATAAAGAGGAAGAAATCCTTCGAGCAGATTTGGTAGGTTAG
- a CDS encoding MarR family winged helix-turn-helix transcriptional regulator, whose protein sequence is MITQLFEKQLGISLTRYQILCFLIDQSPCNQIAVQERLKIDQAALTRHFKILEKEGLVNRRRNPENQREVLVEVTDFAREQLITNSPQHHINVKSQMESVLTKGEREEFSRLLEKLLSGLEEIEI, encoded by the coding sequence ATGATCACTCAACTTTTTGAGAAACAATTGGGGATTAGTCTGACTCGTTATCAAATTTTATGTTTCTTAATCGATCAGTCACCGTGTAATCAAATAGCAGTTCAGGAGAGATTGAAGATTGATCAAGCTGCCTTGACACGGCACTTTAAAATTTTGGAAAAGGAAGGTTTGGTTAATCGACGTCGGAATCCTGAAAACCAGAGGGAGGTTTTGGTGGAAGTGACAGACTTTGCGAGAGAACAACTAATAACCAACTCTCCCCAACACCATATAAACGTAAAGAGTCAGATGGAGAGTGTGCTTACAAAAGGAGAGCGAGAAGAGTTCAGTCGCTTGTTAGAAAAGTTGCTATCTGGTTTAGAAGAGATAGAAATTTAA
- a CDS encoding DUF1304 domain-containing protein, producing MSIFTIILATIVALEHFYIFYLESVATQSDTTSRVFNVDKEELARPSVSSLFKNQGIYNALIGVFLLYGIYFSQSLEIVTIFVLFVLGAATYGSLTADKKILLKQGGPAILTLLSMLLLK from the coding sequence ATGTCTATTTTTACAATTATTTTAGCAACTATTGTTGCTTTGGAGCATTTTTACATTTTTTATCTGGAAAGTGTGGCTACGCAATCAGATACTACTAGTCGAGTGTTTAATGTGGATAAGGAAGAACTGGCTCGTCCTTCAGTGAGTTCATTATTTAAAAATCAAGGAATTTATAATGCTTTGATAGGTGTCTTTCTCTTATACGGAATTTATTTTTCGCAAAGCTTGGAAATTGTGACTATTTTTGTTTTATTTGTGCTTGGTGCAGCGACCTACGGTTCTCTAACAGCAGACAAGAAGATTCTTCTGAAGCAAGGTGGGCCTGCTATTTTGACTCTGCTGAGTATGTTGCTTTTGAAATAA
- a CDS encoding DUF975 family protein → MKYQKIDLKTIRLQTRQFQAENPRLFLVYLLPSILVILSGFLNPLARLQESVLEQSFFSMLAQVLQTYLFPLVVSFVSTIFLAGAAFATLRLFKDPDTELSVKSSLTLFAEERFSQTFLTLLLKRFYLFLWSIPNLVGVYFLFYSNLLARRFVALHPEFPKLDLSSVETEQFLMTFGLYFFASLILMIVGNLLYVPQHYAYSQVEFLLCDTLDLGQAKPSQILKTSRFLMKGYKFQRFVLDLQLLPWYFLNWITLGIASFSILPYIQNNHIFFYRALLARKRRNG, encoded by the coding sequence ATGAAATACCAAAAAATTGATTTAAAAACTATTCGTCTGCAGACTAGGCAATTTCAGGCTGAGAATCCCCGCCTCTTTCTCGTCTATCTCTTACCTAGCATACTGGTCATCTTATCAGGCTTTCTCAACCCCTTGGCTCGTCTCCAAGAAAGTGTTTTAGAGCAATCCTTTTTCAGCATGCTGGCGCAAGTGCTCCAAACCTATCTCTTCCCACTAGTGGTTTCTTTTGTGAGCACGATTTTTCTAGCAGGTGCTGCTTTTGCGACACTCCGACTCTTCAAGGATCCTGATACGGAACTCTCAGTAAAATCAAGCCTGACCCTCTTTGCTGAAGAGCGCTTCTCACAAACCTTTCTAACCCTGCTTCTCAAACGTTTCTATCTTTTTTTATGGAGTATTCCAAACTTAGTAGGCGTTTATTTTCTCTTTTATAGCAATCTCTTGGCTCGGAGATTTGTAGCCCTACATCCTGAATTTCCAAAATTAGACCTCTCATCCGTTGAAACCGAGCAGTTCCTTATGACCTTTGGCCTCTACTTTTTCGCGAGCCTCATCTTGATGATTGTGGGCAATCTCCTCTACGTACCGCAACATTATGCCTACTCGCAGGTAGAATTCCTCCTCTGCGATACTCTGGATTTAGGACAGGCTAAACCCAGTCAAATCCTTAAAACCAGCCGTTTCTTGATGAAAGGCTATAAATTCCAACGCTTTGTCCTCGACCTACAACTACTCCCTTGGTATTTCCTCAATTGGATTACTTTGGGAATTGCTAGCTTTTCAATCCTTCCCTATATCCAAAACAATCACATCTTCTTCTACAGAGCCCTACTAGCCCGTAAACGTCGAAATGGATAA
- the tgt gene encoding tRNA guanosine(34) transglycosylase Tgt — protein sequence MSDSPIKYRLIKKEKHTGARLGEIITPHGTFPTPMFMPVGTQATVKTQSPEELKEMGSGIILSNTYHLWLRPGDELIARAGGLHKFMNWDQPILTDSGGFQVYSLADSRNITEEGVTFKNHLNGSKMFLSPEKAISIQNNLGSDIMMSFDECPQFYQPYDYVKKSIERTSRWAERGLKAHRRPHDQGLFGIVQGAGFEDLRRQSAHDLVSMDFPGYSIGGLAVGETHEEMNAVLDFTTQLLPENKPRYLMGVGAPDSLIDGVIRGVDMFDCVLPTRIARNGTCMTSQGRLVVKNTQFAEDFTPLDPECDCYTCKNYTRAYLRHLLKADETFGIRLTSYHNLYFLINLMKQVRQAIMDDNLLEFREYFVEKYGYNKSGRNF from the coding sequence ATGTCAGATTCACCAATCAAATACCGTTTGATTAAGAAAGAAAAACACACGGGAGCTCGTCTGGGAGAAATCATCACCCCGCATGGTACCTTCCCAACACCTATGTTTATGCCAGTTGGGACCCAAGCCACTGTCAAGACTCAGTCACCAGAGGAGTTGAAGGAGATGGGATCAGGGATTATCCTCTCTAATACCTATCATCTGTGGCTTCGTCCAGGTGATGAACTCATTGCCCGCGCAGGTGGTCTCCACAAGTTCATGAACTGGGACCAGCCAATCTTGACGGATAGTGGTGGTTTCCAGGTCTATTCCCTAGCTGATAGCCGAAATATCACAGAAGAAGGGGTAACCTTTAAAAACCATCTCAATGGTTCCAAGATGTTCCTATCACCAGAAAAAGCCATCTCCATCCAGAATAATCTGGGCTCAGACATCATGATGTCCTTTGACGAATGTCCTCAGTTTTACCAACCCTATGATTACGTTAAGAAATCAATCGAACGTACCAGCCGTTGGGCTGAACGTGGTTTGAAGGCTCACCGTCGTCCGCATGACCAAGGCTTGTTTGGGATTGTGCAGGGAGCGGGATTTGAAGACCTTCGCCGTCAGTCAGCTCACGACCTTGTCAGCATGGACTTCCCTGGTTACTCTATCGGTGGTTTAGCAGTAGGAGAAACCCACGAAGAGATGAATGCAGTCTTGGATTTCACAACCCAACTCCTTCCTGAAAACAAACCTCGCTATTTGATGGGAGTGGGAGCGCCAGATAGCTTGATCGATGGGGTCATTCGTGGTGTGGATATGTTTGACTGTGTCTTGCCGACTCGTATCGCTCGTAACGGGACTTGTATGACCAGTCAAGGTCGTTTGGTTGTCAAAAATACCCAGTTTGCTGAGGATTTTACGCCACTGGATCCTGAGTGTGATTGCTATACATGTAAGAATTACACACGCGCCTACCTTCGTCACTTGCTCAAGGCTGACGAAACCTTCGGTATCCGCTTGACTAGTTATCACAATCTTTACTTCTTGATCAATCTGATGAAGCAGGTCCGTCAAGCCATCATGGATGACAATCTCTTGGAATTCCGTGAGTATTTTGTGGAAAAATATGGTTACAATAAGTCAGGGCGCAATTTTTAA